From a single Rhizobium lusitanum genomic region:
- the urtE gene encoding urea ABC transporter ATP-binding subunit UrtE — translation MLTVENANLHYGAAQALRGISVKAEMGKITCVLGRNGVGKSSLLRAVTGQHALSAGTVAFNGVTLNGMAPFARAKQGIGYVPQGREIFPLLTVKENLETGFAPVPRRDRNIPDDIYSLFPVLKSMLSRRGGDLSGGQQQQLAIGRAMVMRPRILVLDEPTEGIQPSIIKDIGRAIRYLRDSTGMAILLVEQYLDFCRELADYVYIMDRGEIVHEGLAETLDTPEARRHLTV, via the coding sequence ATGCTGACAGTCGAAAACGCAAATCTGCATTATGGCGCCGCCCAGGCGCTGCGTGGCATTTCGGTCAAGGCCGAGATGGGCAAGATCACCTGCGTGCTCGGGCGTAACGGTGTCGGCAAGAGCTCGCTTTTGCGCGCGGTCACCGGCCAGCATGCGCTCTCGGCGGGCACGGTCGCCTTCAACGGCGTCACGCTGAACGGCATGGCGCCGTTTGCCCGTGCCAAGCAGGGCATCGGTTACGTGCCGCAGGGCCGCGAGATCTTTCCGCTGCTGACGGTCAAGGAAAACCTGGAAACCGGCTTTGCACCCGTGCCGCGCCGCGACCGCAATATTCCCGATGACATCTACAGCCTGTTTCCAGTGCTGAAATCCATGCTGTCGCGCCGTGGCGGTGATCTTTCCGGCGGCCAGCAACAGCAACTGGCGATCGGCCGGGCGATGGTGATGCGACCGCGGATATTGGTGCTGGACGAGCCGACGGAAGGCATCCAGCCGTCGATTATCAAGGATATCGGCCGGGCGATCCGCTACCTCAGGGATTCCACCGGCATGGCGATCCTGTTGGTCGAGCAATATCTCGATTTCTGCCGTGAGCTCGCCGATTACGTCTACATCATGGACCGAGGCGAG
- the urtD gene encoding urea ABC transporter ATP-binding protein UrtD, with the protein MIPDIKPNSMLYLNNVSVSFDGFKALNSLSIVIEPGELRAIIGPNGAGKTTMMDIITGKTRPDEGEVFFNGQIDLTKKDEADIAQLGIGRKFQKPTVFESHTVWDNLELALNRKRGVFSTLFYRLTPADSDRIHEILDTVRLSHRRDELAANLSHGQKQWLEIGMLLAQEPKLLLVDEPVAGMTDAETAETALLLKEIAKTRSVVVVEHDMGFIRDLGVKVTCLAEGSVLAEGSIDFVSSDPKVIENYLGR; encoded by the coding sequence ATGATCCCGGATATCAAACCCAACAGCATGCTCTACCTCAACAACGTCTCCGTCTCCTTCGACGGCTTCAAGGCGCTGAATTCGCTGTCGATCGTCATCGAGCCGGGAGAGCTTCGTGCTATCATCGGCCCGAACGGCGCCGGCAAGACGACGATGATGGACATCATCACCGGCAAGACGCGGCCCGACGAGGGCGAGGTGTTCTTCAACGGCCAGATCGACCTCACCAAGAAGGACGAAGCGGATATCGCCCAGCTCGGGATTGGCCGCAAATTCCAGAAGCCGACGGTCTTTGAAAGCCATACGGTTTGGGACAATCTGGAGCTGGCGCTCAACCGCAAGCGCGGCGTTTTCTCGACGTTGTTTTATCGCCTGACACCAGCCGATAGCGACCGCATCCACGAAATCCTCGACACGGTGCGGCTTTCGCATCGCCGCGACGAACTGGCCGCCAATCTTTCGCATGGGCAGAAGCAATGGCTGGAGATCGGCATGCTGCTCGCGCAGGAGCCGAAGCTGCTCTTGGTCGATGAGCCTGTTGCCGGCATGACCGATGCCGAGACGGCGGAGACGGCGTTGCTGCTGAAGGAAATCGCCAAGACGCGGTCGGTGGTGGTGGTGGAGCACGACATGGGCTTCATCCGCGACCTCGGCGTCAAGGTGACGTGCCTGGCGGAAGGTTCGGTGCTCGCCGAGGGATCGATCGATTTCGTCAGCAGCGATCCGAAGGTGATCGAGAACTATCTGGGGCGATGA
- the urtC gene encoding urea ABC transporter permease subunit UrtC: MITAFILRSLDRRISIAIAILIAVAFLVPLSNLLLPETSALHVPTYLMSLFGKYLTYALLALALDLVWGYCGILSLGHGAFFALGGYAMGMYLMRQIGTRGTYGNPILPDFMVFLNWKELPWFWYGFDHFWFAMIMVLAAPGLLAFVFGWFAFRSRVNGVYLSIITQAMTYALLLAFFRNDMGFGGNNGLTDFKDILGFNIQADGTRATLFALTALLLALALMLSSAIVRSKFGKVLVGVRDAESRTRFLGYRVEHMKLFVFVVSAMMAGVAGALYVPQIGIINPGEFAPANSIEVVIWTAVGGRATLIGPIIGAILVNGGKTIFTGLFPSFWLFALGGLFVAVTLFLPKGIVGAVAQYIGNGRQPASPKPKAEEDEASKTIQAAE; encoded by the coding sequence ATGATCACGGCCTTTATCCTTCGCTCGCTCGACCGCCGCATCAGCATCGCCATCGCGATATTGATCGCAGTCGCCTTCCTCGTGCCGCTATCGAACCTGCTGTTGCCGGAAACCAGCGCGCTGCATGTGCCGACCTATCTGATGTCGCTGTTCGGCAAGTATCTGACCTATGCGCTGCTCGCCTTGGCGCTCGATCTGGTCTGGGGCTATTGCGGCATTCTCTCGCTCGGCCATGGCGCTTTCTTCGCGCTCGGCGGCTATGCGATGGGCATGTATCTGATGCGGCAGATCGGCACGCGCGGCACCTACGGCAATCCGATCCTGCCGGACTTCATGGTCTTCCTGAACTGGAAGGAGCTGCCGTGGTTCTGGTACGGCTTCGATCATTTCTGGTTCGCGATGATCATGGTGCTGGCGGCGCCCGGCCTGCTCGCTTTCGTCTTCGGCTGGTTTGCCTTCCGCTCACGCGTCAACGGCGTCTATCTCTCGATCATCACGCAGGCGATGACCTATGCGCTGCTGCTTGCCTTCTTCCGCAACGATATGGGCTTTGGCGGCAATAACGGCCTGACCGATTTCAAGGACATTCTCGGCTTCAACATCCAGGCCGACGGCACACGCGCCACGCTCTTTGCCCTCACGGCGCTGTTGCTGGCGCTGGCGCTGATGCTGTCCTCAGCTATTGTGCGCTCCAAGTTCGGCAAGGTGCTGGTCGGGGTGCGCGATGCGGAAAGCCGGACGCGCTTCCTCGGCTACCGTGTCGAACACATGAAGCTCTTCGTCTTCGTGGTATCGGCGATGATGGCGGGCGTTGCAGGCGCGCTCTATGTGCCGCAGATCGGCATTATCAATCCCGGCGAATTCGCGCCTGCCAATTCGATTGAGGTGGTCATCTGGACGGCGGTCGGTGGCCGAGCGACGCTGATCGGTCCGATTATCGGCGCCATCCTCGTCAACGGCGGCAAGACGATCTTCACCGGCCTGTTCCCGAGTTTCTGGCTGTTTGCGCTCGGTGGCCTCTTCGTCGCGGTGACGCTGTTCCTGCCCAAGGGCATTGTCGGCGCGGTGGCACAGTATATCGGCAATGGCCGCCAGCCAGCCAGTCCGAAGCCGAAGGCCGAGGAAGACGAAGCCAGCAAGACCATTCAGGCGGCGGAGTAA
- the urtB gene encoding urea ABC transporter permease subunit UrtB, which translates to MLVLTTTVLRAQEDAHSLINGLGSANFQQADEIVKNLAKTGDPKVVPALQAFSDGDLYIRKSDNQVFIAKSSGDAMGLIDPVTGQAAGEEAKGNLTKIKINNTLRRSVRAALGGLTLMSPDRGVRLEAAQSVLKSPSPDSLEVLEAALQNEKDGEIRGVLEKARAVAVLGSDRPLEQKKAAIETIKTEGGRDAIGILSSVSVDDSLKPDVAAAIAGIQDQLQIWDVVQNVWYGLSLGSVLLLAAIGLAITFGVMGIINMAHGEMVMLGAYSTFMVQSVIRTSYPELFDWSLAIALPVAFVVTGAVGLVIERGVIRFLYGRPLETLLATWGISLILQQAVRSIFGPTNQEVGNPSWMSGSFDIGYLSFTWNRLWIIVFALAVFVTLLLLLKRSAFGLQMRAVTQNRRMASSMGIRTPWVDAFTFALGSGIAGMAGVALSQIDNVSPNLGQSYIIDSFMVVVFGGVGNLWGTLVGAFSLGILNKFLEPYAGAVLGKILVLVLIILFIQKRPRGLFALKGRAVEA; encoded by the coding sequence ATGCTGGTGCTGACGACCACGGTGCTGCGCGCTCAAGAGGATGCGCATAGCCTCATCAATGGGCTTGGTTCGGCGAACTTCCAGCAGGCCGACGAGATCGTCAAGAACCTTGCCAAGACCGGCGATCCCAAGGTGGTGCCGGCCTTGCAGGCTTTCTCGGATGGCGATCTCTATATCCGGAAATCCGACAATCAGGTCTTCATCGCCAAATCGTCCGGCGATGCCATGGGCTTGATCGATCCGGTCACCGGGCAGGCGGCTGGCGAGGAAGCCAAGGGCAACCTTACGAAAATCAAGATCAACAACACTCTCCGTCGCTCGGTCCGCGCGGCACTCGGCGGCCTGACGCTGATGAGCCCGGACCGTGGTGTCCGGTTGGAAGCGGCGCAATCGGTGCTGAAGTCGCCGAGCCCGGATTCGCTGGAGGTGCTGGAGGCAGCCCTTCAGAATGAGAAGGACGGCGAAATTCGCGGCGTGCTGGAAAAGGCGCGCGCGGTTGCCGTGCTTGGGTCCGATCGTCCGCTGGAGCAGAAGAAAGCGGCGATCGAAACGATCAAGACCGAAGGCGGACGCGACGCCATCGGTATCCTTTCCTCCGTCTCCGTCGATGACAGCCTGAAGCCCGATGTTGCCGCCGCCATTGCCGGCATCCAGGATCAATTGCAGATCTGGGACGTGGTGCAGAATGTCTGGTATGGCCTGTCGCTCGGCTCGGTGCTGCTGCTGGCCGCCATCGGCCTTGCCATCACCTTCGGTGTTATGGGCATCATCAACATGGCGCATGGCGAAATGGTGATGCTCGGGGCCTATTCCACCTTCATGGTGCAGAGCGTCATCCGAACGTCCTATCCGGAACTCTTCGACTGGTCACTGGCGATCGCCCTGCCTGTGGCGTTCGTGGTGACGGGCGCGGTCGGTCTCGTCATCGAGCGCGGCGTCATCCGCTTTCTCTATGGCCGGCCGCTGGAAACGCTGCTCGCCACCTGGGGCATCTCGCTGATCTTGCAACAGGCGGTACGTTCGATCTTCGGACCGACCAATCAGGAGGTCGGCAATCCCTCCTGGATGTCCGGCTCCTTCGATATCGGTTATCTCTCGTTCACCTGGAACCGTCTCTGGATCATCGTTTTCGCGCTCGCCGTCTTTGTTACCCTGCTGCTGCTGCTCAAGCGGTCCGCCTTCGGGCTGCAGATGCGGGCGGTGACGCAGAACCGGCGGATGGCCTCCTCGATGGGTATTCGCACGCCCTGGGTCGATGCCTTCACCTTTGCGCTCGGATCGGGCATTGCCGGCATGGCAGGCGTCGCGCTCTCGCAGATCGACAACGTCTCGCCCAACCTTGGCCAGAGCTACATCATTGATAGCTTCATGGTCGTGGTCTTCGGCGGCGTCGGAAATCTCTGGGGCACGCTGGTCGGTGCCTTCTCGCTTGGCATCCTCAACAAGTTCCTCGAACCCTATGCGGGTGCGGTGCTTGGCAAGATCCTGGTGCTCGTCCTCATCATTCTCTTTATTCAGAAACGTCCCCGCGGGCTCTTTGCCCTCAAGGGAAGGGCGGTGGAAGCATGA
- the urtA gene encoding urea ABC transporter substrate-binding protein: MKLKTLVSGALLGAIMSTTAFHGAFAADDTIKVGVLHSLSGTMAISETTLKDAMLMLIDEQNKKGGVLGKKLEPVVVDPASDWPLFAEKARELIQKDKVSAVFGCWTSVSRKSVLPVFKELNSILFYPVQFEGEESERNVFYTGAAPNQQAIPAVDYLMKNEGVQRWVLEGTDYVYPRTTNKVLEAYLKSKGVKDEDIITNYTPFGFSDWQTEVSKIKAFGAAGKKTAVVSTINGDANVPFYKELGNQGVKAEDIPVVAFSVGEEELAGVDTKPLVGHLAAWNYFQSVDTPANAAFIKEWHAYTKNDKRVTNDPMEAAYIGFNMWVKAVEKAGTTDPDKVIDALVGVSVPNLSGGYATMMPNHYITKPVLIGEVQDNGQFDIVSQTPEVVGDEWSDYLPDSKDLISDWRLPMNCGNFNVATGKCGGKGS, from the coding sequence ATGAAATTGAAGACTCTCGTCTCCGGCGCACTTTTGGGCGCCATCATGTCGACAACGGCATTCCATGGGGCCTTTGCCGCCGACGACACCATCAAGGTTGGCGTTCTCCACTCGCTTTCGGGCACCATGGCGATTTCGGAAACGACGCTGAAAGACGCCATGCTGATGCTCATCGACGAGCAGAACAAGAAGGGCGGCGTTCTCGGCAAGAAGCTCGAGCCCGTTGTCGTCGACCCCGCATCCGATTGGCCGCTGTTTGCCGAAAAGGCGCGCGAGCTGATCCAGAAGGACAAGGTCTCGGCCGTATTCGGTTGCTGGACCTCGGTGTCGCGCAAGTCGGTCCTGCCGGTGTTCAAGGAACTGAACTCGATCCTGTTCTACCCCGTCCAGTTCGAAGGTGAAGAGTCCGAGCGCAACGTCTTCTATACGGGCGCTGCTCCGAACCAGCAGGCGATCCCGGCCGTCGACTATCTGATGAAGAACGAAGGCGTGCAGCGCTGGGTCCTGGAAGGCACCGACTACGTCTATCCGCGCACCACCAACAAGGTCCTCGAAGCCTATCTGAAGTCCAAGGGCGTCAAGGACGAAGACATCATCACCAATTACACGCCATTCGGCTTCTCCGATTGGCAGACGGAAGTCTCGAAGATCAAGGCCTTCGGCGCCGCCGGCAAGAAGACCGCCGTCGTTTCCACCATCAACGGCGACGCCAACGTTCCCTTCTACAAGGAACTCGGCAACCAGGGCGTCAAGGCGGAAGACATTCCTGTCGTCGCCTTCTCGGTCGGCGAAGAAGAACTGGCCGGCGTCGACACCAAGCCGCTGGTCGGCCATCTCGCCGCCTGGAACTACTTCCAGTCCGTCGATACGCCTGCCAATGCCGCGTTCATCAAGGAATGGCACGCCTACACCAAGAACGACAAGCGCGTCACCAACGACCCGATGGAAGCTGCCTATATCGGCTTTAACATGTGGGTGAAGGCTGTCGAAAAGGCTGGCACGACCGATCCGGACAAGGTGATCGACGCGCTCGTCGGCGTCTCGGTTCCGAACCTCTCGGGCGGCTACGCCACCATGATGCCGAACCATTACATCACCAAGCCGGTGCTGATCGGCGAAGTGCAGGATAATGGTCAGTTCGACATCGTTTCGCAGACCCCGGAAGTGGTCGGCGACGAATGGTCCGACTATCTGCCGGATAGCAAGGATCTGATCTCGGATTGGCGCCTGCCAATGAATTGCGGCAACTTCAACGTTGCCACAGGCAAATGCGGCGGCAAGGGTTCCTGA